Sequence from the bacterium genome:
CTGCTTATTGTGATCTGTATGATCCCTGTTTCCTGGCTCGTCAGACGGCTGCGCACGCTCGAAACAATGGTCATCGGCATGCTTATCGCCACTTGCGGCGTCCTCGTCGCCGGGCTGACGGGCAGCGGCTGGATTTTCCTGCTGGGAGTCGTGTTCTTTAGCGCCGGTGAAATGCTAACCGGTCCCAAGAAAAACGAGTACCTCGGCCTGATCGCCCCCGAAGGCAAAAAAGGTCTTTACCTCGGTTACGTGAACATTCCTGTTGGCGTCGGCGGCTTCTTCGGCTCCAAGCTCGCCGGCTATCTCTACGGCAATTTCGGTGAGAAAGCCGTGCTCGCTCAGAAGTACATTCTCGAACATACACCGTTTGGTCAAGGTAAAACGTGGGACGGAGACGTCGAGTCGCTGTCTTCCTTGCTGGGCGTAGAACGCACCGCCGCATTCGCTAAACTTCAAGAGCTCACAAACTCCACCGCGCCGCAAGCCACTCAGTTGCTCTGGGACACCTATTCGCCGCAATACGCGGTTTGGTTCCCCTTCGCCATCATCGGCGTCGTCGCAGTTGTTGCGCTGATTATCTTCGCGCAAATGGCCAAGCGTTGGTCCGACATGAACGCATAACCGCAATTCGACACCTGCCTAAAGCGAAGCCCTCGGAAATTCCCGAGGGCTTCATTTATGTAAAACGCGTCTGCAACAGACGCTACGAGATGTCGCCAATCATCTCCGAAGACCTCACAATCTGGGCGCGCCGCTCGATTAGCCACTCGACCCAGCCGGGAATTCCCAGTCCCGTCTTCCCCGACAGCAGCATGATCTGCAGATCGCCGTTCACCTGCTCAATGTGATTCCGCATTGTCATCATGTTGACGTCCAAATGCGGCAACAGATCCATCTTGTTGACGAGGCAGATATTGCATTCACGAAACATCAGTGGGTACTTCAACGGCTTGTCTTCGCCCTCCGGCAGCGACAAGACCACGGACTTCACATGTTCGCCAAGATAAAACTCCGCCGGACAGACCAGATTTCCCACGTTTTCTATAAACAGATAGTCCAAATCGGCCAGCGGCAGCATCTCGCATGCGGCATGTACAAGGTGCGATCCGACGTGGCAATCGCCGCCGAACGGTTGCGTATTCGCTTGCACTACAGGAATTCCCAGTGGCGCCAGTCGTTCGCTGTCAAGCGTTGACGTGATGTCACCTTCAATCACCGCGCACCGCCCGCCAAGCTGTTGCAACGCGCTTATCGTCTTACTTAACAGCGTGGTCTTGCCCGAGCCCGGAGAACTCATCATGTTCACGGCCAGGATGCCATGGTCATCAAA
This genomic interval carries:
- the hypB gene encoding hydrogenase nickel incorporation protein HypB, with the protein product MKIPIVRDVLEESNALAELNRRAFDDHGILAVNMMSSPGSGKTTLLSKTISALQQLGGRCAVIEGDITSTLDSERLAPLGIPVVQANTQPFGGDCHVGSHLVHAACEMLPLADLDYLFIENVGNLVCPAEFYLGEHVKSVVLSLPEGEDKPLKYPLMFRECNICLVNKMDLLPHLDVNMMTMRNHIEQVNGDLQIMLLSGKTGLGIPGWVEWLIERRAQIVRSSEMIGDIS